Proteins encoded in a region of the Puntigrus tetrazona isolate hp1 chromosome 12, ASM1883169v1, whole genome shotgun sequence genome:
- the jmjd1cb gene encoding probable JmjC domain-containing histone demethylation protein 2C isoform X3, protein MVVGKRFLCVSGEEPLEPAHIASWSWRTGVIRAVTHRDHDNPELTVYVEFDDLEWDKREWVKVYEDFQVFLLEHQLVWAKRKEGAQLQGTKAKQIQWPALTFKPLVGKTVLGSITAIEFFSDRHLDFLTDEGACQPYQDEVDSLSPVFRDYPHLHEEVKAWVKDQKVQEIFMQGPYSLNGYRVRVYRQDSATQWFTGIITHHDLFSRTMVVMNDQVLEPQNVDPSMVQMTFLDDVVHSLLKGENIGITSRRRSRSSQNSNTAHQTTGGRPSGSTGITQGHYTRAQANSPRPVMNSSGSTPKQASQAQQQQQQSQHAQQQLSQQHQQQQASPGQQRGSRSSRRKGSDSSVPDDEKIKDEKSDSGGKDSSKNKSKQTNKRRKADEEDKKGGLKRLKTETSDLSESSDSENSNKRSIDSSSEPSSENELKCKSTSKVPEEEEEKSQGSKPVDELGVINRLSPWDEMQDKSSKPVVVEVAEGERSGERRSPLTPPASCTQNQASGPTEVQSCIVEMKSTVKTLPKDHYGTGTPRTHTPKCVIDITEDANTQSSSRENSEAVSALLASQKCDAYVPESRHLVLNASHSESRRTDGEQQQNARSIGGKIEFTHSEVIRPVTSVSESAALGERGKLQQQYTSMVIKNASLTEDIKKTHKLSPSPDLPKPKSNSSPDILKPKCNPSPDIKSKSHNVHESSKPKPNTSPEVSKHKPRHPENPPTTVRLPLKPEPDIPRSSFKPVPARGGPSEARKSPLVDKNEPFTVYRDPALVRPESDSNHMTYLHPHLHALHGSSHATCLTPSSHHPSHLLPSSSMSHSVHHPHLLPTVLPTIPPTSLLGSHPRLDSPALGHLALAHHHSHQQQQFLQQQPPPPLLAQTHGGASYNQLGLYPIIWQYPNGTHSYPPGYKWVHPENAVNSDSSLRRNTSSPWLHQSTPVTSADSMGILSHVPGRPASADPHRPIKISSHSSPPLSKTPGELHKEDQEKNVFVDPLRSMANAHLKQEPDRSRTPTNKELHRFYMESPHSKQQLPPRMPQGGPDRNSKYKEENRRILRESIEMAPFTAKICAGESERESYPRISSQPKSHEKEVEHSVADLYKYKHSVSQSLPQTNYFTTLSNSVVNEPPRLFQSKDLNPYFDKAPAASSPLSLGSYNSSHTKSLSKPPPLIKHQPEGEGLVGKISEQLSQQAPIHSLSTSVLTVSERCSPAISPSSQPKGMPALRRAPVFHPPTQQALDRKEGAYGRLSPPTLTPIQPVSSAGKVSEQQKPPTLLPELRDEKSGAELGSAESCRPGGEAKSHEKVAWHSENSQGKPQAAMASVIVRPSTCIKYDGSPGPKMAPKEQLGSRLFAGRVQADCLKVAESRESGRVILPNTNLEDPSDQYNKNLIRASQGIMPSSVAVVANSVCNTRTNEAIAAASSTFSTQSHNGVDLSFSISGACGSSRLEISASKSRPPTVVESQEGGSRTTSPSALPQAGSAGPTQAYSRNFVHLKKAKAALAAAQSRGSSSASESESGSVRSSQDSPTITQDNSTPSNPASKASPVPNGQPVQVCQSNYHKLKKAWLTRHSEEDKNTNKSEKGGNAISELIKPCSVNLIAPASSDVDLGKDNKGQEDKLSQEDRKTRRTQKRPYESGSESGDDSDSSESKLEQRTKRQPKPTYKKKQNDMQKRKGDNEKDEDEVKPNGIFRSAKEKTKLKLASTNGIPRSVLKDWRKVKKLKQTGESFLQDDSCSEIGPNLQKCRECRSIRTKKGEESAHSPVFCRFYHFRRLSYSKNGVIRIDGFSAPDQYDEEALSLWAPEGYEENNLDLETSKYILSYIGDKFCQLVMTENTATTWIKKDAKIAWKRAVRGVRESCDACEATLFNIHWVCQKCGFVVCLDCYKAKERKSSKDKELYAWLKCVKGQPHDHKHLMPTQIIPGTVLTDLMNAMHMLSEKYSIKSHCSCAWKQNTLYNKLPSTNGVSQVLQNVLNHSNKISLCKPEGGQQNSSLKVEANGGSSPASDTSTDSKFTPPESQSPLHFLADLAEQKSREEKKENKESGVGKIKEEKDQSDALESLHSKASSLEQGSTLRDLLTTTAGKLRLGSTDAGIAFAPVYSTASQIVKSGRSMPNILDDIIASVVENKIPAGRGTKLNLKHEPLEEPKAERKKAVEEPPKLYADIPHCWLYERRLLWLKDHRNNNNWKLFRECWRQGQPVLVSGVHKKLNASLWKAESFNQEFADHQGDLLNCKDGVMSNSGVKEFWDGFEDLTKRPKSRDGETVVYRLKDWPSGEEFMALMPSRYDDLMKNLPMPEYSDPEGNLNLASHLPSFFVRPDLGPRLCCAYGVAASQEQDFGTANLHMEVSDIISVLVYVGVAKGNGVLSKTGVLKRLEEEDLDDNVKKRLKDSSETPGALWHIYTSKDGEKIKEFLHKVAKEQGVEIPADHDPIREPGWYLSRKLRQRLLDEYAVQGWTVVQFLGDSVLIPAGALHQVQNLHSCVQVINDFVSPEHVVHSFHLTQELRSSKEEVNYEDKLQVKNIFYHCVKDAVGTLKRCCAEEEEETNS, encoded by the exons gATGAGGTGGACAGTTTAAGTCCTGTTTTTAGGGACTATCCACATCTCCATGAAGAAGTGAAAGCGTGGGTGAAAGACCAAAAAGTTCAGGAAATTTTTATGCAAG GTCCCTATTCATTGAATGGCTACCGTGTACGAGTTTACAGACAGGACTCAGCCACCCAGTGGTTCACGGGCATCATCACCCACCACGATCTCTTCAGCCGCACTATGGTTGTCATGAATGACCAG GTACTAGAGCCTCAGAACGTTGACCCCTCCATGGTACAGATGACCTTTCTGGATGATGTGGTCCATTCTTTACTAAAAGGAGAGAACATCGGTATCACGTCACGACGCAGGTCTCGCTCTAGCCAGAACAGCAACACTGCCCAC CAGACCACAGGAGGGAGACCAAGCGGCTCTACAGGAATCACTCAG ggTCATTACACGCGTGCCCAGGCCAACAGCCCTAGACCCGTGATGAATTCCTCTGGCTCCACCCCCAAACAGGCCTCTCAggctcagcagcagcagcaacaatcCCAGCATGCTCAGCAGCAGCTATCTCAACAacaccagcagcagcaggccTCACCGGGTCAACAGCGTGGCTCGCGATCTTCACGTCGGAAGGGCTCTGACAGTAGTGTTCCAGATGATGAAAagattaaagatgaaaaatcGGACAGTGGAGGAAAAG attcttctaaaaacaaaagcaagcaGACAAACAAGAGAAGGAAAGCAGATGAAGAGGACAAGAAGGGCGGTCTCAAGCGGCTCAAAACAGAGACGTCTGATCTCTCTGAGAGCAGTGACTCTGAGAACTCTAATAAGCGGAGCATAGACTCCTCATCGGAGCCCAGTTCAGAGAATGAGCTGAAATGCAAGAGCACTTCAAAAGTtccagaggaggaggaggagaagtcCCAGGGATCCAAGCCTGTGGATGAGTTAGGTGTGATCAACAGGCTATCTCCCTGGGATGAGATGCAGGATAAAAGCAGCAAGCCGGTGGTTGTGGAGGTGGCAGAGGGTGAGAGGTCAGGAGAAAGGAGATCTCCGCTGACTCCTCCCGCGTCCTGTACCCAAAACCAAGCCTCTGGACCAACGGAGGTCCAAAGCTGCATTGTCGAGATGAAAAGCACTGTGAAAACCCTTCCTAAGGACCATTATGGCACAGGAACACCTAGGACGCACACGCCCAAGTGCGTGATTGATATCACAGAGGATGCCAACACGCAGTCTAGTTCCAGAGAGAACTCTGAGGCCGTATCGGCCCTGCTGGCATCACAGAAGTGTGATGCGTATGTCCCTGAATCCAGACATTTGGTGCTAAATGCCTCCCACTCAGAGAGCAGGAGGACGGATGGCGAGCAGCAGCAGAATGCTCGCAGCATAGGCGGTAAAATCGAATTCACCCACTCTGAGGTCATAAGGCCGGTGACATCAGTGAGTGAGTCAGCAGCCCTGGGCGAGAGAGGGAAGCTCCAGCAGCAGTACACGTCTATGGTTATTAAAAATGCCTCGCTGACCGAGGACATCAAGAAAACCCATAAACTCAGTCCTTCCCCTGACCTGCCCAAACCTAAGTCTAACTCATCCCCTGACATTCTCAAGCCCAAGTGCAATCCTTCACCTGACATCAAGTCAAAATCCCACAACGTTCATGAATCCTCCAAACCCAAACCAAATACGTCTCCTGAGGTGTCCAAACATAAACCGCGCCACCCTGAAAACCCACCTACAACAGTCCGATTGCCACTCAAACCTGAGCCAGACATACCCCGCTCTAGTTTTAAGCCTGTTCCAGCACGAGGGGGACCCTCGGAAGCAAGGAAAAGCCCACTTGTTGACAAAAATGAGCCTTTTACAGTATACCGAGACCCTGCGTTGGTGCGTCCTGAATCAGATAGCAACCACATGACTTACCTGCACCCACACCTGCATGCACTGCATGGTTCTTCTCACGCGACGTGTCTCACGCCCAGCTCGCACCACCCGTCCCACCTCCTCCCTTCTTCCTCCATGAGCCACTCTGTGCACCACCCACACCTTCTGCCCACTGTACTACCCACAATTCCACCAACCTCTCTTCTGGGCAGCCATCCACGGCTGGACTCCCCTGCACTAGGGCACTTGGCTTTGGCCCACCACCATTCccaccagcagcagcagtttCTTCAGCAGCAGCCACCCCCACCCCTGCTGGCCCAGACGCATGGAGGTGCCTCGTATAACCAGCTCGGTCTCTACCCCATCATCTGGCAATACCCAAACGGTACCCACTCCTACCCACCTGGATACAAGTGGGTACATCCGGAAAATGCTGTTAATTCAGACTCCAGTCTACGGAGG AACACTTCCAGCCCCTGGCTGCACCAGTCCACCCCTGTAACCTCAGCAGACAGCATGGGGATTTTGAGCCATGTCCCGGGCAGACCAGCCAGTGCAGATCCTCATCGACCCATCAAGATCAGCTCACACTCCAGCCCACCGCTCTCTAAAACCCCTGGAGAGCTCCACAAAGA GGATCAGGAGAAGAATGTGTTTGTGGACCCTTTACGTAGCATGGCCAATGCCCACCTGAAGCAAGAGCCGGACCGTAGCCGGACGCCTACGAACAAGGAGCTGCACCGTTTCTACATGGAGTCCCCCCACAGCAAGCAGCAACTACCACCACGCATGCCTCAGGGGGGTCCAGACCGTAACAGCAAATATAAGGAAGAAAACCGCCGCATTCTTAGAGAGAGCATTGAAATGGCCCCCTTCACTGCCAAGATCTGTGCTGGAGAGTCTGAGCGTGAATCCTATCCCCGAATTTCATCCCAGCCCAAAAGCCATGAGAAAGAGGTAGAGCACTCTGTGGCTGATCTATACAAGTACAAACACTCTGTATCTCAGTCCCTCCCTCAAACCAACTACTTCACCACTCTGTCAAATAGTGTTGTAAACGAGCCACCACGACTTTTCCAATCCAAAGATCTCAATCCGTACTTTGACAAAGCACCCGCAGCCTCTAGCCCTTTGTCTTTGGGCTCATACAACTCTAGTCACACTAAGTCTTTGTCCAAGCCTCCCCCTCTCATTAAGCACCAGCCAGAAGGAGAGGGACTAGTGGGCAAGATCAGCGAGCAGCTCAGTCAACAAGCACCTATACATTCACTCAGTACCTCAGTGTTGACGGTCAGTGAACGCTGCAGCCCCGCTATCTCACCCTCCAGTCAACCCAAGGGCATGCCTGCCTTGCGTAGAGCGCCGGTTTTTCATCCGCCCACCCAGCAGGCGCTTGACCGCAAAGAGGGGGCCTACGGTCGCCTTTCCCCACCTACGCTCACCCCCATCCAGCCCGTCAGCTCAGCAGGGAAGGTGTCGGAACAGCAGAAACCGCCCACCCTGCTTCCAGAGCTCAGGGACGAGAAAAGTGGAGCCGAGCTGGGCTCGGCCGAATCCTGTCGGCCTGGCGGGGAAGCAAAGAGCCATGAGAAAGTGGCCTGGCATTCAGAGAATAGCCAAGGGAAACCACAGGCAGCCATGGCATCTGTTATTGTCCGCCCTTCAACTTGCATAAAATACGATGGCTCGCCAGGTCCCAAGATGGCCCCCAAAGAGCAACTCGGTAGCAGATTGTTTGCTGGCCGCGTTCAGGCAGACTGCCTGAAAGTGGCCGAGAGTAGGGAATCTGGGAGAGTCATCTTACCAAACACGAATTTGGAGGATCCCAGTGATCAGTACAACAAAAACCTGATTAGAGCGTCACAGGGTATCATGCCCAGCTCAGTGGCAGTTGTTGCCAATTCGGTGTGCAACACTAGGACTAATGAAGCCATTGCTGCCGCCAGCAGCACGTTTAGCACGCAAAGCCACAATGGAGTAGATCTGTCATTCTCCATCTCTGGCGCTTGTGGTAGTAGCAGACTGGAAATCTCTGCTTCCAAAAGCCGGCCTCCCACTGTTGTTGAGTCACAGGAGGGAGGCTCGAGAACCACCTCCCCTAGTGCGCTCCCTCAGGCCGGCTCTGCTGGCCCCACACAGGCTTACTCAAGGAACTTTGTTCACCTGAAAAAAGCCAAAGCAGCTCTGGCTGCGGCTCAGTCTCGTGGCTCCAGTAGCGCCTCAGAGAGTGAAAGTGGTAGCGTCAGATCCTCTCAGGACTCGCCCACCATCACCCAGGATAACTCCACGCCCAGCAATCCTGCCAGCAAAGCCAGCCCGGTGCCCAATGGACAGCCAGTGCAGGTGTGCCAGTCTAACTATCACAAGCTCAAGAAAGCCTGGCTCACGCGACACTCAGAGGaggacaaaaatacaaacaaatctGAAAAAGGTGGGAATGCCATTTCTGAGCTAATTAAACCATGCTCCGTCAACCTGATTGCCCCTGCATCTAGTGATGTGGATCTGGGCAAGGACAACAAAGGACAAGAGGACAAGCTGTCCCAGGAGGATAGAAAGACACGCCGTACCCAAAAGCGCCCATACGAATCAGGTTCGGAGAGCGGCGATGACTCAGACTCTAGTGAGAGCAAGCTTGAGCAAAGGACTAAAAGGCAACCCAAACCCACTTACAAAAAGAAGCAGAACGACATGCAGAAAAGGAAAGGAGACAATGAGAAGGACGAGGACGAGGTAAAGCCAAATGGTATTTTCCGGAGTGCTAAGGAAAAAACCAAACTCAAGCTGGCCAGTACCA ATGGCATTCCCCGGTCAGTACTGAAGGACTGGAGGAAGGTAAAGAAGCTAAAGCAGACAGGTGAGTCCTTCCTACAGGACGACTCGTGCTCGGAAATCGGGCCCAACTTGCAAAAGTGCAGGGAGTGCCGCTCCATTCGCACCAAGAAAGGAGAGGAGTCTGCTCATTCACCCGTCTTCTGTCGCTTTTACCACTTCCGCCG CCTCTCGTACAGTAAGAATGGAGTTATCCGGATTGATGGCTTCTCCGCTCCTGATCAATATGATGAAGAGGCGCTCAGTCTCTGGGCCCCAGAGGGTTATGAAGAAAACAACCTGGACTTAGAGACTTCCAAATACATCCTCAGCTACATTGGAGACAAATTCTGTCAACTGGTTATGACTGAGAATACAGCAACTACGTGGATAAAGAAAGATG ccaagatcgcctggaagAGAGCAGTGCGCGGAGTGAGAGAGAGCTGCGACGCATGTGAAGCCACATTGTTTAACATTCACTGGGTCTGCCAAAAATGTGGATTTGTGGTGTGTTTGGACTGTTACAAGGCCAAGGAGAGGAAGAGCTCCAAAG ATAAAGAGCTGTATGCCTGGTTGAAGTGTGTCAAGGGACAGCCTCATGATCACAAGCACCTGATGCCAACACAGATCATTCCAGGAACTG tTCTGACGGACTTGATGAACGCTATGCACATGCTCAGCGAGAAGTACAGCATTAAATCACACTGCTCTTGTGCTTGGAAGCAGAACACCCTTTATAACAAACTGCCGTCCACCAATGGCGTCTCCCAG GTGTTACAAAACGTGCTAAATCACAGCAACAAGATCTCTCTGTGCAAGCCTGAGGGAGGTCAGCAAAACTCCTCTCTGAAAGTAGAGGCCAACGGAGGGAGCAGTCCCGCCAGCGACACCAGCACTGACAGCAAGTTCACCCCACCCGAGTCCCAATCGCCTCTGCACTTCCTGGCCGATCTGGCCGAGCAGAAATCCCGCGAGGAAAAAAAGG AAAATAAGGAGTCAGGTGTAGGCAAGATAAAGGAGGAGAAGGATCAGTCAGATGCTTTGGAGTCTCTGCACAGTAAAGCATCTTCCCTGGAGCAGGGATCAACCCTTCGAGACCTCCTCACCACCACCGCAGGCAAGCTGCGCCTGGGCTCCACTGATGCCGGCATCGCATTCGCTCCCGTCTACTCCACTGCCTCACAG ATTGTCAAGAGTGGCCGCAGCATGCCCAACATCCTGGATGACATCATCGCCTCTGTGGTGGAAAACAAGATCCCGGCGGGCCGTGGCACCAAGCTGAACCTGAAGCATGAGCCTCTGGAAGAGCCCAaagctgagagaaagaaagccgTGGAAGAACCGCCCAAACTGTATGCTGACATCCCGCACTGTTGGCTCTACGAGCGCAGGCTGCTCTGGCTCAAAGACCAccgcaacaacaacaactggaAACTCTTCAGGGAGTGCTGGAGACAAGGACAG CCGGTGCTGGTCTCTGGGGTGCACAAGAAGCTCAATGCCAGCCTGTGGAAGGCAGAATCCTTTAACCAGGAGTTTGCTGACCACCAGGGAGACCTCTTGAACTGCAAGGATGGAGTAATGTCCAACTCGGGCGTCAAAGAATTCTGGGACGGCTTTGAAGATCTCACGA AGCGGCCCAAGTCTAGAGATGGAGAAACTGTGGTGTATCGACTGAAAGACTGGCCTTCAGGGGAAGAGTTTATGGCTTTGATGCCCTCCAG GTATGATGATCTCATGAAAAACCTCCCAATGCCTGAGTATTCAGACCCCGAGGGGAACCTCAACCTGGCATCCCATCTGCCCTCCTTCTTTGTGCGGCCGGACTTGGGCCCACGCCTCTGCTGCGCTTACG GTGTGGCGGCATCTCAGGAGCAGGATTTCGGCACCGCTAACCTGCATATGGAGGTGTCGGACATCATCAGCGTGTTGGTTTACGTTGGAGTGGCCAAAGGGAATGGTGTCCTGTCCAAAACGG GAGTGCTAAAGAGGCTGGAGGAGGAAGATCTGGATGACAACGTGAAGAAAAGATTAAAGGATTCAAGCGAGACTCCCGGAGCCTTGTGGCACATCTACACGAGCAAAGACGGCGAGAAGATTAAAGAGTTCCTGCACAAg GTGGCTAAAGAGCAGGGCGTGGAGATCCCAGCGGATCACGACCCGATCCGTGAGCCAGGCTGGTACTTGAGCCGCAAGCTGCGTCAGCGGCTGCTGGATGAATATGCCGTTCAGGGCTGGACTGTGGTGCAGTTTCTGGGTGATTCCGTCCTGATCCCTGCTGGAGCTCTGCATCAG GTGCAAAACCTACACAGCTGCGTGCAGGTCATCAATGACTTCGTCTCTCCGGAGCACGTGGTGCATTCGTTCCACTTAACCCAGGAACTCAGATCCTCCAAAGAGGAAGTCAACTACGAAGATAAGCTACAG GTCAAGAATATCTTTTACCACTGCGTGAAGGATGCCGTGGGAACATTAAAGAGGTGCTGCGccgaggaagaggaagaaacgAACTCATGA